The Streptomyces phaeolivaceus genome has a window encoding:
- a CDS encoding NAD-glutamate dehydrogenase: MQTKLDEAKAELLERAARVAENSPVGGYLPTGTTSESTSDIPDHDTVLAFLQRYYLHTAPEDLSGRDPVDVFGAAHSHYRLAENRPQGTANVRVHTPTVEENGWTCSHSVVEVVTDDMPFLVDSVTNELSRQGRGIHVVIHPQVVVRRDVTGRLVELITDTAAVAAASAAVANGETLPHDAHIESWIHVEIDRETDRADLKQINNDLLRVLSDVREAVEDWEKMREAAVRIADGLPAEHTADDLREQEVEEARELLRWLADDHFTFLGYREYELREDDSLSAVAGTGLGILRSDPHHSGPDQHPVSSSFERLPADARAKAREHKLLVLTKANSRATVHRPSYLDYVGVKKFDAKGNVIGERRFLGLFSSAAYTESVRRVPVVRRKVEDVLRGAGFSPNSHDGRDLLQILETYPRDELFQTSADELRSIVTSVLYLQERRRLRLYLRQDEYGRYYSALVYLPRDRYTTGVRLRIIDILKEELGGISVDFTAWNTESILSRLHFVVRVEPGTELQHLSDADKDRLEAKLVEAARSWSDGFAEALNAEVGEERAAELLRKYGNAIPEGYKADHNPRTAVADLVRLEALEQDEDFELSLYEPVSAAPDERRFKIYRKGGSVSLSAVLPVLNRIGVEVIDERPYELRCADRTTAWIYDFGLRMPRPQSGSVDYAGDDARERVQEAFSATWTGQAENDGFNALVLSAGLNWRQAMVLRAYAKYLRQAGSTFSQDYMEDTLRNNVHTTRLLVSLFEARMSPDRQRAGREIVDALLEEVDAALDQVASLDEDRILRSFLTVIKATLRTNFFQEAAGGKPHDYVSMKFDPQAIPDLPAPRPAFEIWVYSPRVEGVHLRFGKVARGGLRWSDRREDFRTEILGLVKAQMVKNTVIVPVGAKGGFVAKQLPDPSVDRDAWLAEGIRSYKTFISALLDITDNMVAGEVVPPSDVVRHDEDDTYLVVAADKGTATFSDIANGVAENYNFWLGDAFASGGSAGYDHKGMGITARGAWESVKRHFRELGVDTQREDFTVVGIGDMSGDVFGNGMLLSEHIRLVAAFDHRHIFIDPHPDAATSYAERRRVFELPRSSWADYDTDLISTGGGVFPRTAKAIPINGHIRDVLGIEEKVAKMTPADLMKAILKAPVDLLWNGGIGTYIKASTESHADVGDKANDSIRVDGGDLRVRVVGEGGNLGLTQLGRIEFAQIGGRVNTDAIDNSAGVDTSDHEVNIKILLNGLVTEGDMTVKQRNKLLAEMTDEVGALVLRNNYAQNTAIANALAQSKDMLHAQQRFMRHLVREGHLDRALEFLPTDRQIRERLNTDRGLTGPETAVLLAYTKITVAEELLHTSLPDDPYLRKLLHAYFPTQLREQFAEHVDSHPLSREIVTTLLVNDTVNTGGTSFLHRLREETGACLEEIVRAQTASRAIFGSGAVWDAVEGLDNTVDAGVQTRIRLHSRRLVERGTRWLLNKRPQPLQLSETIAFFSEGVHLVWSELPKLLRGADLEWYQKIHDELTGAGVPEELATKVAGFSSAFPTLDIVAVGDRVGRTPMEVAEVYYDLADRLRITQLMDRIIELPRADRWQSMARAAIREDLYAAHASLTAEVLSAGNGSSTPEQRFKAWEQKNAALLGRARTTLEEIQGSDAFDLANLSVALRTMRTLLRGHA, encoded by the coding sequence ATGCAGACCAAGCTGGACGAAGCCAAGGCCGAGCTGCTCGAACGGGCCGCCCGGGTAGCTGAGAACAGCCCGGTCGGGGGGTATCTACCGACTGGGACGACGAGCGAGAGCACGTCCGACATCCCGGACCACGACACCGTGCTCGCGTTCCTCCAGCGCTACTACCTGCACACCGCCCCGGAGGACCTGAGCGGCCGTGACCCGGTCGACGTCTTCGGAGCCGCCCACTCCCACTACCGACTGGCCGAGAATCGCCCCCAGGGCACGGCCAACGTACGGGTGCACACCCCGACCGTCGAGGAGAACGGCTGGACGTGCAGCCACTCCGTCGTCGAGGTCGTCACCGACGACATGCCCTTCCTCGTCGACTCCGTGACCAATGAGCTGTCACGGCAGGGGCGCGGGATCCATGTCGTCATCCATCCGCAGGTCGTCGTACGGCGCGATGTCACCGGCAGACTCGTCGAACTGATCACCGACACCGCCGCCGTCGCCGCGGCCTCCGCCGCCGTGGCCAATGGCGAGACGCTGCCGCACGACGCGCACATCGAGTCCTGGATCCACGTCGAGATCGACCGCGAGACCGACCGGGCGGACCTCAAGCAGATCAACAACGATCTGCTGCGCGTCCTGTCCGACGTCCGCGAGGCCGTCGAGGACTGGGAGAAGATGCGGGAGGCGGCGGTCCGTATCGCCGACGGCCTGCCCGCCGAGCACACCGCCGACGACCTGCGTGAACAGGAGGTGGAGGAGGCCCGCGAGCTGCTGCGCTGGCTCGCCGACGACCACTTCACCTTCCTGGGGTACCGGGAGTACGAGCTGCGCGAGGACGACTCGCTGTCCGCCGTCGCCGGTACCGGCCTCGGCATCCTGCGGTCCGACCCGCACCACTCCGGACCCGACCAGCACCCCGTCAGCTCCTCCTTCGAACGGCTGCCCGCCGACGCCCGCGCCAAGGCCCGGGAGCACAAGCTCCTCGTCCTGACGAAGGCCAACAGCCGGGCCACCGTCCACCGGCCGTCCTACCTCGACTACGTGGGCGTGAAGAAGTTCGACGCCAAGGGCAATGTCATCGGTGAGCGGCGCTTTCTAGGGTTGTTCTCCTCGGCCGCCTACACCGAGTCCGTGCGCCGGGTGCCCGTCGTCCGCCGCAAGGTCGAGGACGTCCTGCGGGGCGCCGGGTTCTCGCCCAACAGCCACGACGGGCGCGATCTGCTCCAGATCCTGGAGACCTACCCGCGCGACGAACTGTTCCAGACGTCCGCCGACGAACTGCGGTCCATCGTCACCTCCGTGCTCTACCTCCAGGAGCGCCGCCGGCTGCGGCTCTACCTCCGCCAGGACGAGTACGGGCGCTACTACTCCGCGCTGGTCTACCTCCCGCGCGACCGCTACACCACCGGCGTACGCCTCAGGATCATCGACATCCTGAAGGAGGAACTGGGCGGTATCAGCGTCGACTTCACCGCCTGGAACACCGAATCGATTCTCTCCCGGCTGCACTTCGTGGTCCGCGTCGAGCCGGGCACCGAACTCCAGCACCTCAGCGACGCCGACAAGGACCGCCTGGAGGCCAAGCTCGTCGAGGCCGCCCGGTCCTGGTCGGACGGGTTCGCCGAGGCGCTCAACGCCGAGGTCGGCGAGGAGCGCGCCGCCGAGCTGCTGCGCAAGTACGGCAACGCGATCCCCGAGGGGTACAAGGCCGACCACAACCCGCGCACGGCCGTCGCCGACCTCGTCCGCCTCGAAGCGCTCGAACAGGACGAGGACTTCGAGCTGAGCCTGTACGAGCCGGTTAGCGCCGCGCCCGACGAGCGCCGCTTCAAGATCTACCGCAAGGGCGGCTCCGTCTCGCTCTCCGCGGTGCTGCCCGTCCTCAACCGCATCGGCGTCGAGGTCATCGACGAGCGGCCGTACGAGCTGCGCTGCGCGGACCGGACGACCGCGTGGATCTACGACTTCGGGCTGCGGATGCCGAGGCCGCAGTCCGGGAGCGTGGACTACGCCGGGGACGACGCCCGGGAGCGGGTGCAGGAGGCCTTCTCGGCGACCTGGACCGGGCAGGCCGAGAACGACGGGTTCAACGCGCTCGTGCTGAGCGCCGGGCTCAACTGGCGGCAGGCCATGGTGCTGCGCGCGTACGCCAAGTACCTGCGGCAGGCCGGATCCACCTTCAGCCAGGACTACATGGAGGACACCCTCCGCAACAACGTCCACACCACCCGGTTGCTCGTGTCGCTGTTCGAGGCGCGGATGTCGCCGGACCGGCAGCGGGCGGGCCGGGAGATCGTCGACGCGCTCCTCGAAGAGGTCGACGCGGCGCTCGACCAGGTGGCGAGCCTCGACGAGGACCGGATCCTGCGGTCCTTCCTCACCGTCATCAAGGCGACGCTGCGGACGAACTTCTTCCAGGAGGCGGCCGGTGGCAAGCCGCACGACTACGTCTCCATGAAGTTCGACCCGCAGGCCATCCCCGATCTCCCGGCGCCGCGACCGGCGTTCGAGATCTGGGTGTACTCACCCCGGGTCGAGGGTGTGCATCTGCGGTTCGGGAAGGTCGCCCGAGGGGGCCTGCGCTGGTCGGACCGGCGGGAGGACTTCCGGACGGAGATCCTGGGCCTGGTCAAGGCGCAGATGGTCAAGAACACCGTCATCGTGCCCGTCGGCGCCAAGGGCGGCTTCGTCGCCAAGCAGCTGCCCGACCCGTCGGTGGACCGGGACGCGTGGCTCGCCGAGGGCATCCGCAGCTACAAGACCTTCATCTCCGCGCTGCTCGACATCACCGACAACATGGTCGCGGGCGAGGTCGTACCGCCGTCCGACGTCGTCCGGCACGACGAGGACGACACCTATCTCGTCGTCGCCGCCGACAAGGGCACCGCGACCTTCTCCGACATCGCCAACGGGGTCGCCGAGAACTACAACTTCTGGCTCGGGGACGCCTTCGCCTCCGGCGGCAGCGCCGGCTACGACCACAAGGGCATGGGCATCACCGCCCGCGGTGCCTGGGAGTCGGTCAAGCGGCACTTCCGGGAGCTGGGCGTCGACACCCAGCGCGAGGACTTCACGGTCGTCGGCATCGGTGACATGTCCGGTGACGTGTTCGGCAACGGCATGCTGCTCAGCGAGCACATCCGGCTCGTCGCCGCCTTCGACCACCGGCACATCTTCATCGATCCCCACCCGGACGCGGCCACCTCGTACGCCGAGCGCCGCCGGGTCTTCGAACTGCCCCGCTCCAGCTGGGCCGACTACGACACCGATCTGATCTCCACCGGCGGCGGCGTCTTCCCGCGCACCGCCAAGGCGATCCCGATCAACGGCCACATCCGCGACGTCCTCGGCATCGAGGAGAAGGTCGCCAAGATGACCCCGGCCGACCTGATGAAGGCCATCCTCAAGGCACCGGTCGACCTGCTGTGGAACGGCGGCATCGGTACGTACATCAAGGCGTCGACCGAGTCGCACGCGGACGTCGGCGACAAGGCCAACGACTCCATCCGCGTCGACGGCGGGGACCTGCGGGTCCGGGTCGTCGGCGAGGGCGGCAACCTCGGCCTCACCCAGCTGGGCCGGATCGAGTTCGCGCAGATCGGTGGACGGGTCAACACCGACGCCATCGACAACAGCGCGGGCGTGGACACCTCCGACCACGAGGTGAACATCAAGATCCTGCTCAACGGCCTGGTCACCGAGGGCGACATGACGGTCAAGCAGCGCAACAAGCTGCTCGCCGAGATGACCGACGAGGTCGGCGCTCTCGTCCTGCGCAACAACTACGCGCAGAACACGGCCATCGCCAACGCCCTCGCCCAGTCCAAGGACATGCTCCACGCCCAGCAGCGCTTCATGCGCCACCTGGTGCGCGAGGGCCATCTCGACCGGGCGCTCGAATTCCTGCCCACCGACCGGCAGATCCGTGAGCGCCTCAACACCGATCGCGGACTCACCGGCCCCGAGACGGCCGTCCTCCTCGCCTACACGAAGATCACCGTCGCCGAGGAACTGCTGCACACCTCCCTCCCGGACGACCCCTACCTGCGCAAGCTGCTGCACGCGTACTTCCCGACGCAGCTGCGCGAGCAGTTCGCCGAGCATGTCGACAGCCACCCGCTGAGCCGCGAGATCGTGACGACGCTGCTGGTCAACGACACGGTCAACACCGGTGGTACGAGCTTCCTGCACCGGCTGCGGGAGGAGACCGGGGCCTGTCTGGAGGAGATCGTCCGGGCGCAGACCGCGTCCCGCGCGATCTTCGGGTCGGGCGCGGTGTGGGACGCGGTCGAGGGCCTCGACAACACGGTCGACGCGGGCGTCCAGACCCGGATCCGGCTGCACTCCCGCCGGCTCGTCGAGCGCGGTACGCGCTGGCTGCTCAACAAGCGGCCGCAGCCGCTCCAGCTCAGCGAGACCATCGCGTTCTTCTCCGAGGGCGTGCACCTGGTCTGGAGCGAGCTGCCCAAACTGCTGCGCGGCGCGGACCTGGAGTGGTACCAGAAGATCCACGACGAGCTGACCGGCGCGGGCGTCCCGGAGGAGCTGGCCACGAAGGTCGCGGGCTTCTCCTCGGCCTTCCCCACGCTCGACATCGTCGCGGTCGGCGACCGGGTCGGCCGTACGCCGATGGAGGTCGCCGAGGTGTACTACGACCTCGCCGACCGGCTGCGCATCACCCAGCTCATGGACCGCATCATCGAGCTGCCCCGCGCCGACCGCTGGCAGTCCATGGCCCGCGCGGCGATCCGCGAGGACCTGTACGCGGCCCACGCCTCCCTCACCGCCGAGGTGCTGTCGGCGGGCAACGGCTCCTCCACACCCGAGCAGCGCTTCAAGGCGTGGGAGCAGAAGAACGCGGCGCTGCTCGGCCGGGCGCGGACGACCCTGGAGGAGATCCAGGGCTCCGACGCGTTCGACCTCGCCAACCTGTCGGTGGCGCTGCGGACGATGCGGACGCTGCTGCGCGGGCACGCGTAG
- a CDS encoding HAD family hydrolase — MGMNGVGAHIVWDWNGTLFHDNEAIIGATNAAFAELGIEPITLERYRELYCVPVPKFYERLIGRLPTDEEWEAMDVVFHRYYAEHRIGCGLTEGVPGLLTEWLSAGRSQSILSMYVHEELVPLVRGFGIEPHFVRVDGRTGPSGGSKTEHMVRHLRRLVGVEPRRTVVIGDAADDAVAARHVGAQAVLYTGGSHSRASLEGVGVPVVDTLEEAVEEAERLAA, encoded by the coding sequence ATGGGGATGAACGGAGTCGGGGCGCATATCGTCTGGGACTGGAACGGGACGCTGTTCCATGACAACGAGGCGATCATCGGGGCGACGAACGCCGCGTTCGCGGAGCTGGGGATCGAGCCGATCACGCTGGAGCGGTACCGGGAGCTGTACTGCGTGCCGGTGCCGAAGTTCTACGAGCGGCTGATCGGGCGGCTGCCCACGGACGAGGAGTGGGAGGCCATGGATGTGGTCTTTCACCGGTACTACGCGGAGCACCGGATCGGGTGCGGGCTGACCGAGGGGGTGCCGGGGCTGCTCACCGAGTGGCTCTCCGCCGGGCGCAGTCAGTCGATTCTCAGCATGTATGTGCACGAGGAACTGGTGCCGCTGGTGCGCGGGTTCGGGATCGAGCCGCATTTCGTGCGGGTCGACGGGCGCACCGGCCCCTCCGGCGGCAGCAAGACCGAGCACATGGTGCGGCATCTGCGCCGGCTCGTGGGCGTGGAGCCGAGACGGACCGTGGTGATCGGGGACGCCGCCGATGACGCCGTCGCCGCCCGGCATGTCGGCGCGCAGGCCGTGCTCTACACCGGGGGCTCCCACAGCAGGGCCAGCCTGGAGGGGGTCGGGGTGCCCGTCGTGGACACCCTGGAGGAGGCCGTCGAGGAGGCCGAGCGGCTCGCCGCGTAA
- a CDS encoding DUF6912 family protein, giving the protein MRVYVPLTLPGLAEAYKTGELGEGAFVAYAVTPALREWYLSDDIEELEYAALNRAALASLRLVAVDPGAARRRVVVAVDVADRDAVADPDRGLDPVALGEVRVAGPVSLGKAAAVHVDSLEAEGEVGEAADALGAADQGDDDAQFIVDGADDHELLWYATQEIPNLVGLGG; this is encoded by the coding sequence ATGCGCGTCTACGTCCCCCTGACCCTTCCCGGGCTCGCCGAGGCGTACAAGACGGGTGAGCTGGGGGAGGGGGCGTTCGTCGCGTACGCCGTCACGCCGGCTCTGCGGGAGTGGTATCTGTCCGACGACATCGAGGAGTTGGAGTACGCGGCGTTGAACCGGGCGGCGCTCGCGTCGTTGCGGTTGGTGGCCGTGGATCCGGGGGCGGCTCGGCGGAGGGTTGTCGTGGCCGTGGATGTGGCGGACCGGGACGCGGTGGCCGATCCCGATCGGGGGCTCGATCCGGTGGCGCTCGGGGAGGTGCGGGTGGCCGGGCCGGTGTCGTTGGGGAAGGCCGCGGCCGTGCATGTCGACTCCCTGGAGGCGGAGGGGGAGGTGGGGGAGGCGGCGGACGCGTTGGGGGCGGCGGATCAGGGGGACGACGACGCGCAGTTCATCGTGGACGGGGCGGATGATCATGAGCTGCTCTGGTACGCGACGCAGGAGATTCCGAACCTTGTGGGGTTGGGGGGCTGA
- a CDS encoding Rv3235 family protein, whose amino-acid sequence MNKVMTRTKRHPGTRPPVRHDPRRPGRTPSRTTAAPSLTHPRPTDRFADLLLAVLSGRRPVHSMLRHTAGRAYDDLARLAEQGLLRFTHGAHPVVRDIGYYVADRGALEVFARIGAGDRLRAMAFRLEHGPDHRWRCTAVELGGPKHPHPDDD is encoded by the coding sequence ATGAACAAGGTCATGACCAGGACCAAGCGCCACCCCGGCACCCGCCCACCCGTCCGCCACGACCCCCGCCGCCCCGGCCGCACCCCGTCCCGCACGACCGCCGCCCCGTCCCTCACCCACCCCCGCCCCACCGACCGCTTCGCCGACCTCCTCCTCGCCGTACTGAGCGGTCGCCGCCCGGTCCACAGCATGCTGCGCCACACCGCGGGCCGGGCCTACGACGACCTGGCCCGGCTCGCCGAACAGGGCCTCCTGCGCTTCACCCACGGCGCCCACCCCGTCGTCCGCGACATCGGCTACTACGTGGCCGACCGCGGCGCCCTGGAGGTCTTCGCCCGCATCGGCGCGGGCGACCGCCTGCGCGCGATGGCCTTCCGCCTGGAACACGGCCCCGACCACCGCTGGCGCTGCACAGCCGTGGAACTCGGCGGCCCGAAGCACCCCCACCCGGACGACGACTGA